GACCAATCCGAAAGGACCGTCCTCAACAACCAACTCGGGCGCATGCGGCACGGCGCCGAAGCCATCGATCCGCCCGAGCCCCCGCAGCCACAGCCCAGTCCGCGCCAGCGTCACCCGCACGCGCCAACTGCCGCCTTCGACCGCGCGCCGATGCCACGCCGCGACGACGCCCAAGGCCAGCAGATACCCCGAGGCATGATCCAAGGGCTGGCACGGCATGACCTTCGGCGCCGCCACTCCCGCCGCCTCGGCCTCCGCGACATTGAAGCCCGTGGAGGTCTGCACCAGGCTGTCAAAGCCCCGCTTCTTGGCCCAGGGCCCGCCCCAGCCATAGGCGCAGAGTTCGCCCACCACGATCCCCGGATGCCGCGCGGCCAGCGCCTCGGCCGAAAACCCCTTCGCCGCCAGCGAACCCGCGCGATAGGACTGCACGAAGGCATCCGCCCCCGCTGCCAGCGCATCCAGGCGCGCGGCATCGCCGGCATCGCGCAGATCCAGCATCGCGCAACGCTTGCCGCGCCCGGTATCCACCACCAGCGTGGGAATGCTCGGTAGATGCGGCCCGGTGATGTGCAGCACCTCTGCCCCATGCGCCGCGAGTCCGCGCGCCGCCACAGGTCCTGCGATCACGCGCGTCAGGTCCAGCACGCGCAGCCCTTCCAGCGGACGGCTCGCCGTGGCGGGCAGCGGGCGCGCCGGCGCATCGCCGATCCGCTCGATCGCGACCAGCGGCGTCGTCGCCAGGTGCTGCGCCTGCGGATGCGCGTCCCATTCGGCGAAGCTCCGCATGGCGGAGACGCAAAGCCCCGCCGCCGTGGCCTCGGTCTCGAAGGCGATCGCGTCACGCCGCAGCAGCGCGGCGGCGACGGCGGCGCGGTCATTGGCGCAGCCGAGAAGCTTCAGGATGCCGTCGCGGTGATGCGGGAAATTCGTATGCAGCCGCACCACGCCGTCACGCGTCGGATAGGCGCCCGCGATGGCATCCCACGGATCGGCCGGCGGCGTGTCGCCGATCTGCAGATACCGCTCCGAATGGAACTCGGCCGCCGCGTCGTCCATCGCGACCGCCACGCGCTGCATCGCGCCACCGCGGGCCGCATGCAGCGACGCCGCAGCGAGGCCAAGTGCGGCGATGGAAGCCTGCGCCGCCTCGCCGATGCGGAATGAAGAGGGCAGCGCCGGGTCCGCCCCGCTCAGATCGGCCTGACCAGCAAGGCCGGGCTCCAGCCCCGCGCCCGCCAGCAGGCCGGCGAGGGTGCTCACTTCGCCGCCAGATGCGCGCGCCAGCCGCCGCGCGCCGTGATCTCGGGGGCGCCAACCACGCCCTCGCTTTCCGCCTGGAAGCCCAGCACCGTGCTGCCATCCTCCAGCGTCACGCGGCCGAAGCCCAGTGGTGGCGGAATGGCAGCCAGGAAGGGTCCGATCTGCGCCGCCGGTAGCGCCCAGATCTCGCCGAGGATGGCGGCACCGCCGCTGGCGGCGCGCACCATGCCCGGCCGGTTGCCGAGGTCGTAAAGCCGATAGGTGGCCGCCGTGCGCGCGGCCCGCACGAAGCGCCCGCCAAAGCCGCGCACCTGCGGGTTCAGCGGCAGGCCGGACATATGCGCGCCGATGCAGAACAGCCCCAGTTCATCGGCCGCCAGCTCGGCCGGTGCGGGCGGCACGGGCCCCAGTCCCGCCGCGTGATGCATGGCGGCACCAATGCCCGCGAGCCGCCCTTCGCTGAAGGCCGGTCCCACCAGCGTGACGCCGGCCGGCACGCCATCCGCCCGGAAGCCGGCCGGAATGGCCAGCGCCGAGAGATCGCAGAGGTTCACGAAATTCGTGTAGGTGCCCAGGCGGCTATTGGCCGCAATCGGTTCCGCCGCGAGCGTGGCGAGCGTCGGCACGCCCGGGCAGGTCGGCAGCAGCAGCGCATCGCACTGGGCGAACACCTGGCGCGCGAGGCGCCGCGCCTCGGCCGCCGCGTGGAAATCATCGAAGGCATCCACGGTGAGGCGGCCGAGGCCGCCTTCCAGGATTGTCCGCGTGACGGGGTGCAGCGAAGCCGGTCGCTCCACCACCCAGTCCCGCAACGCCGAGGTCCGCTCCGCCACCCAGGCGCCGTCGTAGAGCCGGCGCGCCACATCCAGGAAGGGCGCGATGTCCACCTGGGTGATGGTGGCACCCATGGCTTCCGCACGCGCGACCGCGCCGGCGAAAAGCGCCGCGTCATCCGGCGTGTCGAAGAGCAGCTGCGCCTGTTCCGGCACGGCCAGGCGCAGCGCGGGGGGTGCGGCCTCCATCGTGCGCCAGCTGGCGGGGGCGGCGCGGCTGTAGGGGTCCGCCGCATCCGGCCCGGCCGCGATGGCCAGCACGGCCGCCGCATCGGCCACGTTCTGCGCGAAGATGGAAATGCAGTCGAGCGAACGGCAGGCGGGCACCGCACCACGCGTCGGGATCAGCCCGAGGCTCGGCTTCAGCCCCACGATGTTCTGCGCCGCCGCCGGCACGCGGCCGGAGCCCGCCGTGTCCGTGCCGTAGCTGAAGGCGGCGATGCCGGCGGCAACGGCCGTGGCGGAACCGCTGGACGACCCGCCGGGAATCAGATCGGCCCGAACGGCATTGCGTGGCGTGCCATAGGGGCTGCGCGTGCCGTTCAGCCCCGTCGCGAATTGGTCGAGATTGACCTTGCCGAGCAGAAGTGCGCCCGCCGCGAGCAGCCGCGCGACCGCTGGCGCGTCCTCCGCCGGCATACGCGCGTAATCGGGGCATGCGGCGGACGTCGGCAAACCTGCCGCGTCGATATTGTCCTTCACCACGAAGGGCACGCCATGCAGCGGCCCGGGCGGCAGCGCCGCGGCGCGCGCCAGCAGCTCGTCCTCGGGCACGGCGGCGAGGAACAGCGCCGGGTCGTTGAAGGCGGCGATGCGCGAGAGCGCCTCGCGCGCCACCTCCACCGGGGAGCCACCGGCGGCGTAGAACCCCGCCAGCGCTTCCAGTGTGAAGGCGGCGGGCGGCCTCATCGCAGCAGCTCGGCCGCGAGCCGCAGCAGCGCCCCATCCGGGCGGCGCAGCGCCTCGAGCACGCGGAAATGGTCGGCGCCCGGCACAGGCCAGAGCGGGCCGGGGGCCTGCGCCTCGCTCCGCAGCCGATGGAAATCGCGCGACTGGCGGCAGAGTTCGGGCAGCTCCGCCGCGCCATAGGCGATGGCGATGGGCTTCTGCACGATCGGCCGGCGCATGGGCGAGAGTTCCACGATCTCCTCATCCGTCAGCTTCAGCGCGGCGTTCAGATAGGTGTCGCGGATCGGCCCCAGCTCGAAGATGCCGGAGATGGCGATGGCGGCGGAGACGGCCGGATGCTCGGCGCCGAGTGCCGTCAGATGGCCGCCTGCGCTCCAGCCGGTCAGCACGATCGGGCCCGCCAGCCCATGCTCCGCGCCATGCGCCGAGAGCCAGCCGAGTGCGGCATGGATCTGGTAGACGATGCGCGTCAGCGTCACCTCGGGGCAGAGGCTGTAGCCGCAGATGGCGACATTCCAGCCCATGGCCAGCGCGCCTTCCGCCATCGCCGCGAAATCCTCGCGCCGGTTGCGCTGCCAATAGCCGCCATGGATGAAGGCCAGCGTCGGCGCCTGCGGGTTGGGCCCGGGGAAGAGGTCCCATTGCTCCCGCTGGCTCTCGCCATAGGCCAGGTCCAGCGCCTTGCCATGCACGGGGCGGAAGGCGGCGGAGGCCTGGTTGCGCTCCTCGATCAGGCTCGGCGCGTCGGGCACCGCTTCATTGTTGTTGTAGGCGGAGTCACGTTCGCGCTGGGTCAGGCTGAACCAGTTCGTTTTCGTCACGTCGAGACTCATGCGGCTTCCCACCAATCCAGAATGTCTGCGCCCTGAGCGAACACCGCCCCGGGCCGGCTGGCAATGGCGTCCAGCGTGGCTTCCAGCACGCCGATGCGGTGGGGCACGCCCGAGATATAGGGATGCACGGCCAGGCCCATGACCTTGCAGCCCTCGGTCTCGGCCTCGGCCAGCAGGCGGTCGAGCTGCGCGAGGGTGCGCGCCTGCAATTCCTCCGCCTGGTGGTGCTGCACCATGATCATGGGAATGTCATTGAGCTCGACGGAATAGGGCATGGACCAGATGGGCCCATGGCGCGTCTGCACCGGCACCGGCACGTCATCCACCACCCAGTCGGCGCAATAGCGGATGCCGTGCTCGGCCAGGATATCCGTGGTGTCGAGCGTCTGGGTCAGGCCCGGGCCGAGCCAGCCCACGGGCGGCTTGCCGGTGAAGGCGCGGATCGTCTCGACCGTCTCGCGCACCATCTCGCGCTGGTCGAGGATCTGGTGCGTCGGGATCTGCTTGAAGCCGTGCCCCATGAATTCCCAGCCCGCATCGCGCGCGGCGCCGGCCACCCGCGGATAGGCGTTGCAGACATTGGCGTTGATCGAGAGCGTGGGCTTGATGCCGCGCGCCTCGCAGGCCTTGAACATGCGCCAGAAGCCCACGCGCATGCCGTATTCATGCCAGGCCCAGTTCGCCACATCGGGCACGACGGCGACACCCGTCGGCGCCGGCAGCACCTGGCGCGGCATGGGGCGCTCGATGCCCCATTCCTCGATGTTGATGACAAAATAGACCAGCACCTTGGCGCCGTTCGGGCCGGGCCGCGGCGCACGGTCCTGTGGGGCGGCATAGGCGATGCGATCGGTGGGCTTCAATGGTGGCCTCCCAGCATGGAAGCGAAGTGGCGGCGCAGCTTGTTGAAATCGGGGTCCGTGGGGTCGCGTGGGCGGGGCAGGTCCACCCGCTCATCGGCCACGATGCGGCCCGGGCCGGGCGACATCACCACGATCCGGTCCGCCATCAGGATGGCTTCCTCGATGGCATGCGTCACGAAGATGACGGTGAGCTTGGTGCGCTCCCAGATCTCCAGCAATTCCTGCTGCAGGTTCTCGCGCGTCATGGCGTCCAGCGCGCCAAAGGGTTCGTCCATGAGGACGACTTCCGCCTCGTTCGCCAGCACGCGGGCGATGGCGACGCGCTGCTTCATGCCGCCCGAGAGCTGGTGCGGATAGGCCTCCGCGAAGCGCGTGAGCCCCACCATGTCCACGAAGCGCTTGGTGGTCTCGGCCACCTCGGCGGCGGGGCGGCCGCGCGCGGCGGGGCCGAAACCCACATTCTTCGAGACATTCAGCCAGGGGAACAGGCCGTAATCCTGGAAGACCATGCCCCGATCCGGCCCCGGCTCGCCAATCGGCTTGCCCCACATGTCGAGCTTGCCTTCGCTCGGCGTCTCGAAGCCGCCGATCATGCGCAGCAGCGTGGACTTGCCGCAGCCGGACGGCCCGATCAGGCAGACGAACTCGCCCTTGCGGATCGAGAGCGACGCATCCTCCAGCGCCACGATCTGCTGGCCCTGGAAGTCGAAGCGCTTCGTGACATGCGTGATGTCGAGGATGTTGAGGGGCTCAGCCGCCATGTTGCGGACTCCAGCGCAGCAGGCGCTTGCCGATCAGTTGCACCACGTAGTCCGAAAGGTAGCCCAGCAGCCCGATGGTGATCATGCCGCTGATGACGATCTCCGTGCGGGAAAGCTGCCGCGCTTCCATGATGATGGCGCCGAGCCCGGTCTGCACGCCCGTCATCTCGCCCACCACGATCACCACCCAGGCAAAGCCGAGGCCGAGGCGCAACCCGGTGAAGATGGAAGGCAGCGAGGCCGGCAGCACCACCTTCCAGAACAGCGCGGAAGGGCTGACGCCCAGCATGCGCGCCGCTTCGAAGAGCCGCGGCTCCACATTGCGCACGCCGAAGATGGTGTTGACCAAGATCGGATAGAAGGCGCCCAGGAACACCAGGAAGAAGGCCGAACGCGGCCCGATGCCGAAGACGATCATGGCCAGTGGCAGCCAGGCCGTGACCGGGATCGGGCGCATCAGTTGCAGCGTCGGGTCCAGCAGGGCGCGCACCAGCCAGATGCGGCCGATCATCATGCCGAGCGGGAGGGCCAGGGCGGCGGCCAGCAGGAAGCCGCCATAGACGCGGCTGACGCTCGCTACCGCGTGTTCCAGCAGCGTGCGCGAATAGAGATCATCCCAGACCCCGCCGAAGGCGAGGTCCCAGAGCTGGATGCCGACATCGAGCGGCGGCGGGATGAGGCTGAAGGCCCGCCCCGCCGTGGAAAAATGCCAGAAGGCGAGGAAGAGCAGCGGCGCGCAAAGGGCGAGCAAGAGCCCGCCCGCGCCGCCCAGTGCGGATGGGGTCTTCACGCCGTGCGCGCCAACTCGTCCGAGAAGCGCGTGTTGAAGAAGGTGTTGAAGTCCGGCAGCGCGCGGATCTGCTGCAGCTCCAGCATGTGCTGGGCATAGGTGCGGCTGCGCTCGACCATGAGCGGCGTCATCCGCCAGTTCAGCTCCACATTCTCGATGCTGATCTCGAGCGCGGGGCGCTGCATGCCCAGACGCTGCACCGCCATCTCGATCGCGGCGGCGCGGTTGGCCGAGGCGAATTCGGAAGCGCGGCGATGCACGCCGAGCATGGTGGCGCAGAGGGCCGCGTTGCGCTGCGTCGTCTCGAAATGGGTCGCGAAGATCATGTTCAGCGTGCCCATTGGCGTGGAGTAGGGGAATTCCACCACCTTGCCGATGCCGG
This region of Sediminicoccus rosea genomic DNA includes:
- a CDS encoding alpha/beta hydrolase yields the protein MTKTNWFSLTQRERDSAYNNNEAVPDAPSLIEERNQASAAFRPVHGKALDLAYGESQREQWDLFPGPNPQAPTLAFIHGGYWQRNRREDFAAMAEGALAMGWNVAICGYSLCPEVTLTRIVYQIHAALGWLSAHGAEHGLAGPIVLTGWSAGGHLTALGAEHPAVSAAIAISGIFELGPIRDTYLNAALKLTDEEIVELSPMRRPIVQKPIAIAYGAAELPELCRQSRDFHRLRSEAQAPGPLWPVPGADHFRVLEALRRPDGALLRLAAELLR
- a CDS encoding CoA transferase, with protein sequence MSTLAGLLAGAGLEPGLAGQADLSGADPALPSSFRIGEAAQASIAALGLAAASLHAARGGAMQRVAVAMDDAAAEFHSERYLQIGDTPPADPWDAIAGAYPTRDGVVRLHTNFPHHRDGILKLLGCANDRAAVAAALLRRDAIAFETEATAAGLCVSAMRSFAEWDAHPQAQHLATTPLVAIERIGDAPARPLPATASRPLEGLRVLDLTRVIAGPVAARGLAAHGAEVLHITGPHLPSIPTLVVDTGRGKRCAMLDLRDAGDAARLDALAAGADAFVQSYRAGSLAAKGFSAEALAARHPGIVVGELCAYGWGGPWAKKRGFDSLVQTSTGFNVAEAEAAGVAAPKVMPCQPLDHASGYLLALGVVAAWHRRAVEGGSWRVRVTLARTGLWLRGLGRIDGFGAVPHAPELVVEDGPFGLVRHLPHSARMSLTPAMWPRPAEPLGASLPAWA
- a CDS encoding polysaccharide deacetylase family protein, whose product is MKPTDRIAYAAPQDRAPRPGPNGAKVLVYFVINIEEWGIERPMPRQVLPAPTGVAVVPDVANWAWHEYGMRVGFWRMFKACEARGIKPTLSINANVCNAYPRVAGAARDAGWEFMGHGFKQIPTHQILDQREMVRETVETIRAFTGKPPVGWLGPGLTQTLDTTDILAEHGIRYCADWVVDDVPVPVQTRHGPIWSMPYSVELNDIPMIMVQHHQAEELQARTLAQLDRLLAEAETEGCKVMGLAVHPYISGVPHRIGVLEATLDAIASRPGAVFAQGADILDWWEAA
- a CDS encoding ABC transporter permease; this translates as MKTPSALGGAGGLLLALCAPLLFLAFWHFSTAGRAFSLIPPPLDVGIQLWDLAFGGVWDDLYSRTLLEHAVASVSRVYGGFLLAAALALPLGMMIGRIWLVRALLDPTLQLMRPIPVTAWLPLAMIVFGIGPRSAFFLVFLGAFYPILVNTIFGVRNVEPRLFEAARMLGVSPSALFWKVVLPASLPSIFTGLRLGLGFAWVVIVVGEMTGVQTGLGAIIMEARQLSRTEIVISGMITIGLLGYLSDYVVQLIGKRLLRWSPQHGG
- the atzF gene encoding allophanate hydrolase; its protein translation is MRPPAAFTLEALAGFYAAGGSPVEVAREALSRIAAFNDPALFLAAVPEDELLARAAALPPGPLHGVPFVVKDNIDAAGLPTSAACPDYARMPAEDAPAVARLLAAGALLLGKVNLDQFATGLNGTRSPYGTPRNAVRADLIPGGSSSGSATAVAAGIAAFSYGTDTAGSGRVPAAAQNIVGLKPSLGLIPTRGAVPACRSLDCISIFAQNVADAAAVLAIAAGPDAADPYSRAAPASWRTMEAAPPALRLAVPEQAQLLFDTPDDAALFAGAVARAEAMGATITQVDIAPFLDVARRLYDGAWVAERTSALRDWVVERPASLHPVTRTILEGGLGRLTVDAFDDFHAAAEARRLARQVFAQCDALLLPTCPGVPTLATLAAEPIAANSRLGTYTNFVNLCDLSALAIPAGFRADGVPAGVTLVGPAFSEGRLAGIGAAMHHAAGLGPVPPAPAELAADELGLFCIGAHMSGLPLNPQVRGFGGRFVRAARTAATYRLYDLGNRPGMVRAASGGAAILGEIWALPAAQIGPFLAAIPPPLGFGRVTLEDGSTVLGFQAESEGVVGAPEITARGGWRAHLAAK
- a CDS encoding ABC transporter ATP-binding protein, with protein sequence MAAEPLNILDITHVTKRFDFQGQQIVALEDASLSIRKGEFVCLIGPSGCGKSTLLRMIGGFETPSEGKLDMWGKPIGEPGPDRGMVFQDYGLFPWLNVSKNVGFGPAARGRPAAEVAETTKRFVDMVGLTRFAEAYPHQLSGGMKQRVAIARVLANEAEVVLMDEPFGALDAMTRENLQQELLEIWERTKLTVIFVTHAIEEAILMADRIVVMSPGPGRIVADERVDLPRPRDPTDPDFNKLRRHFASMLGGHH